One Novosphingobium sp. G106 DNA segment encodes these proteins:
- a CDS encoding MFS transporter has protein sequence MRRRASQSVGLHDEFQCFRVAIGRDDREAALPNERENGRIALATTAHDGAVAAAPPARITVAAWYALALLFAANALNYVDRHIVSILAQAIKTDLKLDDADLGFLLGTAFAVFYSVVGIAMGRISDMLPRKKVMAFGLALWSAMTALGGASSSFAMLGAARLGVGVGEAVANPCGHSLVSDIFPQRNRALVLSILLTGVFVGTASAMVLGGWFLQDWKNVCHMVPIAGSCALPAWKAALFGVGLPGLPLSLLLLTLREPPRHQGSKGGTFAILFAEFAAALPPLHPPDGLARRRSAGADAQSGAGGADGGLLRRADVSDRRPRAVGRDRAWLLRYRHLGAGTVLSRSAALPPDIR, from the coding sequence TTGCGCCGACGTGCTTCGCAGTCCGTCGGGCTTCACGACGAGTTTCAATGTTTCCGTGTTGCCATCGGACGGGATGACCGAGAAGCCGCACTGCCCAACGAGCGGGAAAATGGGAGAATCGCCCTGGCGACGACTGCACACGATGGGGCTGTTGCCGCCGCCCCACCCGCCCGCATCACTGTCGCGGCCTGGTACGCGCTCGCCCTACTGTTCGCCGCCAACGCGCTGAACTATGTAGATCGGCATATCGTCTCGATCCTTGCCCAGGCGATCAAGACCGACCTCAAGCTCGATGACGCCGATCTGGGCTTCCTGCTCGGCACCGCCTTTGCCGTGTTCTATTCCGTCGTCGGGATCGCCATGGGGCGGATTTCCGACATGTTGCCGCGCAAGAAGGTGATGGCTTTCGGCCTCGCCTTGTGGTCAGCGATGACCGCGCTGGGCGGCGCATCGTCGAGCTTCGCCATGCTCGGGGCCGCGCGGCTCGGCGTCGGCGTCGGCGAGGCTGTGGCGAACCCTTGCGGCCATTCGCTGGTCTCCGACATCTTCCCGCAGCGCAATCGCGCGCTCGTGCTCAGCATTCTGTTGACCGGGGTGTTCGTAGGCACGGCCAGCGCCATGGTTCTGGGCGGCTGGTTCCTGCAGGATTGGAAGAACGTCTGCCACATGGTGCCGATCGCGGGCTCCTGCGCCCTGCCGGCCTGGAAAGCAGCGCTGTTCGGCGTCGGGCTGCCCGGACTGCCTCTGTCTTTGCTGCTGCTGACGTTGCGCGAGCCGCCACGCCACCAAGGCAGCAAAGGCGGGACTTTCGCGATCCTCTTCGCCGAATTCGCCGCTGCCTTGCCCCCCCTTCACCCTCCTGATGGTCTGGCGCGCCGGCGGTCAGCGGGCGCTGATGCGCAATCTGGCGCTGGTGGCGCTGATGGCGGTCTTCTCCGGCGCGCTGATGTATCTGACCGGCGACCGCGCGCAGTGGGCCGCGACCGGGCTTGGCTTTTACGCTATCGTCACCTGGGCGCAGGTACAGTCCTATCGCGATCCGCCGCTCTACCGCCTGACATTCGGTGA
- a CDS encoding cytochrome P450, translating into MEAPTQDVLTTDDPLYEKLYDVRREAADIGNAVDVGAIMPQVHRLRAEAPVHKGRLRELLGLPHHDRHVRARGRQHYSVLTYDACEAAFRDAQTFSNGVQGNDNPANEMTMGILEMDPPMHRAYRRTIQPKFLMPEAMGWWRSRTIDGIVDRLIRRMAQNNGAELNLDFCARIPVYTITTAIGLSGDEALTFRHAYLHSTSQSRGTTMEDRIRNGKIVEDTLLGLINARRAEPQDDLISFLLKTKLMMPGEEPRPLSDREIMTHAKLVMVAGGGTSWRQMGITLFALLTHRDQFEAVKADRSLMGDAIEEGLRWNPTAPYFYRLVMNDTEFYGHEIKAGSVLELGLGPSNRDPSRWENPDAYDLHREKLTNMAFGLGTHRCLGMNVARVEIETGINALLDAFPNLRLDPDAEAPFMTGGLEQQGVSGLPVLLR; encoded by the coding sequence ATGGAAGCCCCGACCCAGGACGTCCTCACCACCGACGACCCGCTCTACGAGAAACTCTACGACGTCCGCCGCGAGGCCGCGGACATCGGCAACGCCGTCGACGTCGGTGCGATCATGCCGCAGGTGCACCGGCTTCGCGCCGAGGCGCCCGTGCACAAGGGCCGCCTGCGTGAGCTGCTGGGCCTGCCGCACCACGATCGCCACGTGCGCGCCCGCGGCCGACAGCACTATTCGGTGCTGACCTACGACGCCTGCGAAGCCGCCTTCCGCGACGCGCAGACCTTCTCGAACGGCGTCCAGGGCAACGACAACCCGGCGAACGAGATGACTATGGGCATCCTCGAGATGGACCCGCCGATGCACCGCGCCTATCGCCGCACGATCCAGCCCAAGTTCCTCATGCCCGAAGCGATGGGCTGGTGGCGTAGCCGCACGATCGACGGCATCGTCGACCGTCTGATCAGGCGCATGGCCCAGAACAACGGGGCGGAGCTCAACCTCGACTTCTGTGCACGCATCCCCGTCTACACGATCACCACCGCAATCGGCCTCTCTGGCGACGAGGCGCTCACCTTCCGCCACGCCTATCTCCATTCCACGTCGCAGAGCCGGGGCACGACGATGGAAGACCGCATCCGCAACGGCAAGATCGTCGAGGACACGCTGCTCGGGCTGATCAACGCCCGCCGCGCCGAGCCGCAGGACGATCTCATCAGCTTCCTGCTCAAGACCAAGCTGATGATGCCCGGCGAGGAGCCGCGCCCGCTGAGCGACCGCGAGATCATGACCCACGCCAAGCTGGTCATGGTCGCCGGCGGCGGCACGTCGTGGCGGCAGATGGGCATCACCCTGTTCGCGCTGCTGACCCACCGCGACCAGTTCGAGGCGGTGAAGGCCGATCGCTCGCTGATGGGCGACGCGATCGAGGAAGGCCTGCGCTGGAACCCCACCGCGCCCTACTTCTACCGCCTGGTGATGAACGACACCGAATTCTACGGCCACGAGATCAAGGCCGGGTCGGTGCTGGAACTCGGCCTCGGCCCGTCCAACCGCGATCCCTCGCGCTGGGAGAACCCCGACGCCTACGATCTCCACCGCGAGAAACTGACCAACATGGCCTTCGGCCTCGGCACCCACCGCTGCCTCGGCATGAACGTCGCGCGGGTTGAGATCGAGACCGGCATCAACGCGCTGCTAGACGCTTTCCCGAACCTCCGGCTCGATCCCGACGCCGAAGCGCCGTTCATGACCGGCGGGCTCGAGCAGCAGGGGGTTTCCGGGCTACCGGTGCTATTGCGGTAG
- a CDS encoding transferrin-binding protein-like solute binding protein: MASQTFPAASGRVYRPERGGSVGAVPSSTFDAYGSGITLAYDAGAGSYTVNDATNPPAFLPAQQTENTSAFRTFANSNAASAGTYKLTLFNPGAGNTTLALSFVSYGLLESTQQISTTNADIYYRPFIFGLQTPTSGIPTTGTVNYTSVVDGYWVRRRSLVTLTQGYADLRLSGTATFSIDYVTRTVTVSLQLDGTDLLPTSISGSLGTINLGTFTGTSTIATGTSTFSGTLAGNGFSGTFSGALFGSSASEAGLAFRIDDGDANPSSRQHVAGVVVGKGS, translated from the coding sequence GTGGCCAGCCAGACCTTTCCGGCCGCCTCAGGCCGCGTGTACAGGCCGGAACGTGGCGGCTCGGTGGGAGCCGTTCCAAGTTCGACCTTCGATGCATACGGTTCCGGGATAACGCTCGCGTACGACGCCGGTGCCGGCAGCTATACCGTGAACGACGCGACCAATCCGCCCGCATTTCTACCGGCACAGCAGACGGAAAATACATCCGCCTTCCGCACGTTCGCGAACAGCAATGCCGCCAGCGCGGGCACTTACAAGCTGACTCTTTTCAATCCGGGCGCCGGCAATACCACTTTAGCATTGTCGTTCGTCAGCTATGGACTTCTCGAAAGTACCCAGCAGATCAGCACGACAAATGCGGACATATACTACCGCCCATTCATCTTTGGCCTCCAGACGCCCACTTCTGGCATTCCGACAACCGGCACTGTCAATTACACCAGCGTCGTCGATGGATATTGGGTAAGACGCCGTTCGTTAGTGACTCTTACGCAAGGATACGCCGACCTGCGGCTCAGCGGTACGGCAACATTTTCCATCGACTACGTAACTCGCACGGTAACTGTATCGCTTCAGCTTGATGGAACCGACCTGCTACCCACCTCGATATCGGGAAGCTTGGGCACCATCAATCTCGGCACTTTCACCGGTACCAGCACGATCGCGACCGGCACTTCGACTTTCAGCGGAACGCTGGCTGGAAATGGCTTTTCTGGTACATTTTCAGGCGCGCTGTTCGGTTCTTCGGCTAGCGAAGCCGGACTAGCCTTCCGAATCGACGATGGAGACGCCAATCCCTCATCCCGCCAGCACGTGGCGGGAGTGGTAGTCGGCAAAGGAAGCTAG